The following proteins are encoded in a genomic region of Fervidobacterium pennivorans DSM 9078:
- the cmr6 gene encoding type III-B CRISPR module RAMP protein Cmr6 produces the protein MTQQVHGNKNNEVVKNKSLYWDKIIYKKFRQDIIENFQKNEIIKEIVHNMRIDDTINQAIKSLNERRNNIVKNYSKKHTLIDGTFKLKTKLLLGSGLPSLIDVGIHLSRNYGIPVVPATSIKGAFAHYLLEKMEEDKTITKELYKKIFGTDLNNAKENQRGLVIFLDALPQGDLRLEIDLINNHFQPYYMGQDFPPNDWYNPVPVQYFVVGASTYRFTILLDKENDFTEEEKNRIKTEFKNMLKLYGIGAKTNYGYGRFETQTEN, from the coding sequence ATGACTCAACAAGTGCACGGGAACAAAAATAACGAGGTAGTGAAAAACAAAAGTTTGTATTGGGATAAAATAATCTACAAAAAGTTTCGCCAAGATATAATCGAGAATTTCCAGAAAAATGAAATAATTAAAGAGATTGTCCATAACATGAGAATTGATGACACAATCAACCAGGCAATAAAATCACTTAATGAACGCAGAAATAACATAGTAAAAAATTATAGTAAAAAACACACGCTTATCGACGGAACATTCAAACTAAAAACCAAACTACTTCTTGGAAGTGGCTTACCGTCGTTAATAGATGTAGGCATACATCTATCAAGAAACTATGGAATTCCAGTTGTACCGGCAACATCAATAAAAGGTGCTTTTGCTCATTACCTCTTAGAAAAAATGGAAGAAGACAAAACAATAACAAAAGAACTTTACAAAAAAATCTTCGGAACAGATTTGAACAACGCAAAAGAAAATCAGCGAGGATTAGTCATATTTCTTGATGCACTTCCACAGGGAGATTTGAGACTTGAGATTGACTTAATAAACAATCATTTCCAGCCTTATTATATGGGTCAAGACTTTCCACCAAACGATTGGTACAACCCTGTTCCAGTTCAATACTTTGTCGTAGGAGCATCGACTTACAGATTTACAATACTACTAGACAAAGAAAACGACTTTACCGAGGAAGAAAAGAATAGAATAAAAACTGAATTCAAAAACATGCTAAAACTCTATGGAATAGGTGCTAAAACAAACTACGGATACGGCAGATTCGAAACACAAACGGAAAATTAA
- the cmr5 gene encoding type III-B CRISPR module-associated protein Cmr5, giving the protein MTEVIKKAVECVREIDKTSSKEKKDKYLSTVKGLGSMIIQNGLYGTILFLKVKGHDELIKHLDTLVQIQTGEENFSQQVIDGTAEQNSKYFKIQYAALEGVKWLRRYADIYLGGEEDDSTSAREQK; this is encoded by the coding sequence ATGACAGAAGTAATCAAAAAAGCTGTGGAATGTGTAAGGGAAATAGATAAAACATCCTCAAAAGAAAAGAAAGACAAATACCTTAGCACAGTTAAAGGTTTAGGCAGTATGATTATCCAGAACGGTCTGTATGGCACGATACTCTTTCTAAAGGTTAAGGGACATGATGAACTGATAAAACACCTAGATACTCTTGTACAAATACAAACTGGTGAAGAGAACTTTTCTCAACAAGTTATCGATGGTACTGCTGAGCAGAACTCAAAATACTTCAAAATACAATATGCAGCGCTCGAGGGGGTGAAATGGCTTAGAAGATACGCCGACATCTACCTTGGAGGTGAAGAAGATGACTCAACAAGTGCACGGGAACAAAAATAA
- the cmr1 gene encoding type III-B CRISPR module RAMP protein Cmr1 has product MIYTEVKCRVVTPIISRKDPQTGKFDLTGQSVKGVLHFWFRAVAPRIIDIYKLNEVNKPKSPKENKELYELYQTYEKEKYAGLKLLENEIFGSQKKKAPFGVWVEYNTADLKQLNNGLNISKDLGGRKLNYALYGIIDRKNPVTSYYLVPSKSFTLNFTFKDIFTKKVILSLLKLTSLLGGFGAKTTNGFGGFEIVGPKEEIVFVKKLPKDVKLEKRIDETLAEVEQALRDFIKYKKITNNTPLQNVLILLNKPMKELLDFPNLCDDAFVVVNTEITANNIPDVFFKLFDISKNSKGQPVGWYKALKYYLRKRTKDGSDCVKELKSVLDQPEMLKMKTKHLEIPPALLGLPLQYYFPETKITAKFEPYIDNSENNVGRKQSPIRFTVLKNDNNQYIVYGILLKSNISAVLSNQYYKLRFTAKKRKETLIDKGSAYVNSDWNELVQAIKDFKKMYSSLGGDNNASN; this is encoded by the coding sequence ATGATTTACACCGAGGTAAAGTGTAGAGTTGTAACTCCTATCATTTCACGAAAAGACCCACAAACTGGAAAATTCGACCTTACAGGGCAAAGTGTTAAAGGCGTTCTACATTTTTGGTTTCGAGCAGTAGCACCAAGGATTATTGATATCTACAAACTCAACGAGGTTAATAAACCGAAATCTCCAAAAGAAAACAAAGAACTATATGAACTTTACCAAACTTATGAAAAAGAAAAATACGCTGGACTGAAACTACTTGAAAATGAAATATTCGGTTCCCAGAAGAAAAAAGCACCATTTGGAGTTTGGGTGGAATATAACACGGCAGATTTGAAACAACTCAATAACGGTCTAAACATCTCAAAAGATTTAGGTGGACGAAAATTAAACTATGCATTGTACGGCATTATTGATAGGAAAAACCCTGTTACTTCATACTACTTAGTTCCATCCAAAAGCTTCACCTTAAACTTTACATTTAAAGACATCTTCACAAAAAAAGTTATACTCAGCCTTTTAAAATTGACAAGCTTACTTGGTGGTTTTGGTGCAAAGACGACGAATGGTTTCGGTGGTTTTGAAATCGTCGGACCAAAGGAAGAAATAGTGTTTGTGAAAAAACTACCAAAAGATGTGAAGCTTGAGAAACGTATTGATGAAACTTTAGCAGAAGTTGAACAAGCATTAAGAGATTTCATCAAATACAAAAAAATAACAAATAATACACCTCTTCAGAATGTACTCATACTCCTTAATAAACCAATGAAGGAACTTCTGGATTTTCCAAACTTGTGTGATGATGCTTTCGTTGTTGTTAATACAGAAATCACAGCGAATAATATTCCTGATGTTTTTTTTAAGCTTTTCGATATTTCCAAAAATAGTAAAGGCCAACCTGTAGGATGGTACAAAGCATTGAAATATTACCTGAGAAAAAGAACAAAAGATGGTTCTGATTGTGTAAAAGAACTTAAAAGTGTTCTGGACCAGCCTGAAATGTTGAAAATGAAAACCAAGCATTTAGAGATTCCACCGGCACTTCTTGGCTTGCCATTGCAATATTATTTCCCAGAAACAAAAATAACAGCAAAATTCGAACCCTACATCGATAATTCTGAAAATAACGTGGGTAGAAAACAGAGTCCGATAAGGTTCACTGTACTGAAAAATGACAATAACCAATACATTGTTTATGGAATCCTTTTAAAAAGTAACATCTCAGCAGTCTTATCTAACCAGTACTATAAACTAAGATTCACGGCAAAGAAACGTAAAGAAACTTTAATTGATAAGGGAAGTGCTTATGTAAATTCAGATTGGAACGAACTTGTTCAAGCCATCAAAGATTTCAAGAAAATGTACTCTTCATTAGGAGGTGACAATAATGCCAGCAATTAA
- the cas10 gene encoding type III-B CRISPR-associated protein Cas10/Cmr2, which yields MPAINWKEKAAALLHDPVFKAFDIKSHENLANELCSIAGVPSIRGQEDIVGSSLDRIPLPNELYGRQIRVGMNELKYFIHPISGEKITVLEQELYSKIADENSQKKHTEELKNKIKMIREQNTDDEKFYHALWWELGYLTDFVGFMPADTRVPNHSIIDHLEITAALQSCKKSAQIDAALVMFAIGPVQELIAQARKTVDLWAGSYLLSYLTYKAIEFIGINYGFDNIVYPYLRGNAFAYRTLQRLGVTLFTEPLMDEKIASIPNVFLAIVPAWEAKKVINMCEEVVKKSWEELATDVLEKRLKNPDEKSIGLKNIEEYKKQIELFPIINSTMIPLPDSVSGVRNIIEYVTTDENFISEFESYISFIEFIESKGGYKINAGSFYRYVFKVLTSRLNAIKTIRYFYPYQSDEQIGAQRIPDDFGAGVRACVEVLDTAGNEVKIDYLGTVNTVKRFLRDVLVSKKLFDERVKFKSVLEIALENDVNKEIAEEVESGELELDAVETQQKLKNGYIAVLMMDGDRMGKLVSGESAPTMDKMLHDKAVQTLKEIQNNTPDKIFFFDKPILTPSYQKAVSRTLGIFSSLVQYVVEDEYQGMLIYAGGDDVLAILPADKVLPCANKIRKMYSGIGNVELKIDNTTYKFDNGILYKNDIPYTTMMGPTATMSAGISIINHKSPLRVAIELARKQEHRAKEKLGRNAFSIAIVRRSGQIQEVGSKWEIDGMDVIEKSYELYQKSEQFKLSHRSFYKILESDLELAKEDERFLERVIDYILRKSDAKSKKSEEFKRFTKELKEYAKRVFATSSILEKPSNPFDLILTVRFTKRGDKRGGN from the coding sequence ATGCCAGCAATTAATTGGAAAGAAAAAGCAGCAGCCTTACTTCATGACCCAGTTTTCAAGGCGTTTGACATAAAATCGCATGAAAATCTTGCAAATGAGCTATGTAGCATTGCAGGTGTTCCAAGCATTCGAGGTCAAGAAGACATAGTTGGAAGTTCACTCGACAGAATCCCATTACCTAATGAACTATATGGAAGACAAATTAGAGTAGGTATGAACGAACTTAAATACTTTATTCATCCAATAAGCGGAGAAAAAATCACAGTTTTAGAACAAGAACTTTATTCCAAGATAGCTGATGAAAACTCACAGAAAAAACACACAGAAGAACTTAAAAACAAAATAAAAATGATAAGAGAGCAAAATACCGATGATGAAAAATTTTACCATGCACTCTGGTGGGAACTTGGTTATCTGACAGACTTTGTTGGTTTCATGCCTGCAGACACACGTGTTCCCAACCATTCAATCATTGACCACCTTGAAATAACGGCAGCATTGCAATCATGCAAAAAAAGTGCGCAAATCGATGCAGCTCTTGTTATGTTCGCAATAGGACCAGTCCAGGAACTTATAGCTCAAGCAAGAAAAACTGTAGATTTATGGGCAGGTAGTTACTTGCTTTCTTATCTGACATATAAAGCAATTGAGTTTATAGGTATCAATTACGGATTTGACAATATCGTCTATCCATACTTAAGAGGAAACGCTTTTGCTTATAGAACTCTGCAAAGACTAGGTGTTACGCTATTTACTGAACCGCTCATGGACGAAAAAATAGCTTCCATACCTAACGTATTCCTTGCAATAGTTCCGGCTTGGGAAGCAAAAAAAGTAATAAATATGTGCGAGGAAGTTGTGAAAAAATCCTGGGAAGAATTAGCAACTGATGTCTTAGAAAAAAGATTGAAAAACCCAGACGAAAAATCAATAGGGCTCAAAAATATTGAAGAATACAAAAAACAAATCGAACTATTTCCGATAATCAACTCAACAATGATTCCATTACCTGATAGTGTAAGTGGAGTAAGGAATATCATAGAATACGTAACTACCGACGAAAACTTCATAAGCGAATTTGAAAGCTACATTTCATTCATTGAGTTTATCGAGTCAAAAGGTGGTTACAAAATAAATGCCGGTAGTTTTTATCGTTACGTGTTCAAAGTGCTAACATCGAGATTAAATGCCATAAAAACTATTAGGTATTTCTATCCGTACCAAAGTGACGAACAAATCGGGGCACAGAGAATTCCAGACGATTTTGGAGCTGGAGTAAGGGCATGTGTAGAAGTCTTAGATACAGCAGGAAATGAGGTAAAAATAGATTACCTTGGAACTGTGAATACGGTCAAAAGATTCCTCAGGGATGTATTAGTAAGCAAAAAGCTTTTCGATGAGAGAGTTAAGTTTAAATCAGTGCTTGAAATAGCATTAGAAAATGATGTAAACAAAGAAATAGCTGAAGAAGTTGAATCTGGAGAATTGGAATTGGACGCTGTGGAAACTCAGCAAAAGCTCAAAAACGGATACATTGCTGTTCTCATGATGGATGGAGACAGAATGGGAAAGTTGGTCTCTGGCGAAAGTGCACCAACTATGGACAAAATGCTACACGATAAAGCAGTTCAAACTCTGAAAGAAATTCAAAATAATACCCCAGACAAAATCTTTTTCTTTGATAAACCGATATTAACTCCTTCATACCAAAAAGCTGTTTCAAGAACACTTGGAATCTTCTCTTCACTTGTTCAATATGTGGTTGAAGACGAATACCAAGGAATGCTTATATACGCAGGTGGAGATGATGTACTTGCAATCTTGCCAGCAGACAAAGTACTCCCGTGTGCAAACAAAATAAGAAAAATGTATTCAGGAATAGGAAACGTAGAACTCAAAATAGACAACACAACGTACAAATTTGATAACGGAATTCTTTACAAAAATGACATCCCATACACAACAATGATGGGACCAACTGCAACAATGAGTGCTGGAATATCGATAATAAATCACAAATCACCACTTAGAGTAGCAATAGAACTTGCACGAAAACAAGAACACAGAGCAAAAGAAAAACTTGGCAGAAACGCATTTAGCATAGCAATAGTTAGAAGGTCAGGGCAAATCCAAGAGGTTGGTTCAAAATGGGAAATAGATGGTATGGATGTCATAGAAAAATCTTATGAGTTATATCAAAAATCAGAGCAATTCAAACTATCGCATCGCTCATTTTACAAAATCTTGGAAAGTGATCTTGAACTCGCTAAAGAAGACGAAAGATTCCTTGAGCGGGTTATTGATTATATACTCAGAAAATCTGATGCCAAGTCAAAAAAATCCGAAGAGTTCAAAAGATTTACAAAAGAACTAAAGGAGTACGCGAAAAGGGTGTTCGCTACTTCAAGTATATTAGAAAAACCATCCAATCCATTTGACCTAATACTAACAGTTAGATTTACAAAACGAGGAGATAAGCGAGGTGGTAATTAA
- the cmr3 gene encoding type III-B CRISPR module-associated protein Cmr3, translating into MSKEYYFVYFEPEEWVAFREVKQFGSGGYAQTVYPSPYPFYGAIRSAILKAHGIELQYHKKPNIPKQLQELVGDENNPGKIKLIGPFIYSEENGQKKHYFPAPKNVYLKQNNEEKQYKRMQYFEAETKVGNFTLKGLAWIPEMINIEKAEEVYIELRELEKYKQGQSFKLSSPKNFVIESKVGIALEKDYKKVRESMLYTMNVYRFKNGGFFMITDSKETVQELEKLEGVFLGAKQKWARISVEKVTTTLFDKPENTDYEQTAIMLITPAIYDGGVAPSDLKFGSSQILAIASGKKMVISGWDYAFGRPKPIYHAVAPGTVYYLENIPSETDVIKKSKHNLFGFGSFIYTTYEKFKANIQ; encoded by the coding sequence ATGAGTAAAGAATACTATTTTGTTTACTTCGAACCAGAAGAATGGGTAGCATTTCGTGAAGTCAAACAATTTGGTTCAGGCGGTTATGCACAAACAGTGTATCCATCACCTTATCCATTCTATGGAGCAATACGTAGTGCGATACTAAAAGCCCATGGTATCGAGCTACAGTATCATAAAAAACCAAATATACCAAAACAACTTCAAGAACTCGTTGGAGATGAGAACAACCCTGGGAAAATAAAACTAATAGGTCCGTTTATTTACTCCGAAGAAAACGGTCAGAAAAAACATTACTTCCCCGCACCAAAGAATGTATATCTCAAGCAGAACAACGAGGAGAAACAGTACAAAAGAATGCAGTACTTTGAAGCTGAAACAAAAGTTGGAAATTTTACATTGAAGGGCTTGGCTTGGATTCCGGAAATGATAAATATCGAAAAAGCAGAAGAAGTATATATCGAACTAAGAGAGCTCGAAAAATACAAACAAGGGCAAAGCTTCAAACTGAGCTCACCAAAGAATTTTGTTATTGAATCAAAAGTTGGCATTGCGTTAGAAAAAGACTACAAAAAAGTCAGAGAATCAATGCTTTATACGATGAATGTCTACAGATTCAAAAACGGTGGATTCTTCATGATAACTGATAGCAAAGAGACAGTTCAAGAGCTTGAAAAACTTGAAGGAGTATTCTTAGGGGCAAAACAAAAATGGGCAAGAATAAGTGTAGAAAAAGTAACCACAACACTTTTTGACAAACCTGAAAACACAGATTATGAACAAACAGCAATAATGCTCATTACCCCGGCCATATACGATGGGGGTGTCGCACCTTCTGACCTCAAATTTGGGAGCTCTCAGATACTTGCCATAGCTTCTGGAAAAAAGATGGTTATTTCTGGTTGGGATTATGCTTTTGGTCGTCCAAAACCTATTTATCATGCAGTTGCGCCAGGTACCGTGTATTATCTTGAAAATATACCGTCAGAAACAGACGTAATCAAAAAAAGTAAGCATAACCTTTTTGGTTTTGGAAGTTTCATTTATACAACATATGAAAAATTCAAAGCCAATATTCAATAA
- the cmr4 gene encoding type III-B CRISPR module RAMP protein Cmr4 has product MENKNLEKVVVTMYAESQIHAGKGMDVGIVDLPIQRERTTGFPIIQGIKGSLRSNLAFEKGTEVLIFGSDPSTSDENKESTPGQIAFSEAKILLFPVRHLEKLFVWVTSPLVLIRFLREIGKAVLIEKIQNLNIDDETAFVIGAEGQNEIMLEDFKFKAVKNETLKEVAEIISKNVATVDYIKNKLKTDIVLVNDKIFSAIVETMTEIIPRIKIDKNTGTVATGALWYEEYLPQDTVMYFVARKTLYANRKAQGTDNSDILDELKTKIDNAVINIGGKETVGKGLVALKVVNGQ; this is encoded by the coding sequence ATGGAAAACAAAAACTTGGAGAAAGTTGTTGTTACTATGTATGCTGAATCACAAATTCATGCTGGAAAAGGTATGGATGTTGGAATCGTAGACTTACCAATTCAAAGAGAAAGAACCACAGGCTTTCCAATAATTCAAGGCATCAAAGGTTCTCTCAGATCAAATCTAGCATTCGAAAAAGGAACAGAAGTACTCATTTTTGGCAGTGATCCATCAACTTCAGACGAAAACAAAGAATCAACACCCGGACAAATCGCATTCTCGGAAGCGAAAATTTTACTCTTCCCAGTAAGACACCTTGAAAAACTGTTCGTGTGGGTAACATCACCACTTGTATTAATAAGGTTCCTAAGAGAAATCGGAAAAGCAGTCTTAATCGAAAAAATTCAAAATTTGAATATTGACGATGAAACGGCTTTCGTTATAGGAGCAGAAGGACAGAACGAAATAATGCTTGAAGACTTCAAATTCAAAGCGGTAAAGAATGAAACATTAAAAGAAGTTGCGGAAATCATTTCAAAAAATGTAGCTACAGTTGATTACATAAAAAACAAACTCAAAACCGACATAGTTCTCGTGAATGACAAAATATTCTCTGCAATCGTTGAAACAATGACAGAAATCATTCCAAGAATCAAAATTGACAAAAACACAGGAACAGTTGCTACTGGAGCGCTTTGGTACGAAGAATACTTACCACAAGACACAGTAATGTACTTCGTAGCAAGAAAAACACTATATGCAAATAGAAAAGCACAAGGGACAGACAACTCAGATATACTTGACGAACTGAAAACCAAAATTGACAACGCAGTTATAAACATCGGTGGAAAAGAAACAGTTGGAAAAGGATTAGTTGCATTAAAGGTGGTGAATGGACAATGA
- a CDS encoding TM1812 family CRISPR-associated protein → MVKVLTFLGTSSYQKAIVKFDDFETSQELFPLALLEFLKMKEGKDISAAFFLTEEAMKTYDKYNVERFCSENGIKVQKIKISEDESVTDFVRKAAELIDDGDLVILDVTNSFRSITMTAVVIYMFLRELKNVEMKVLYGKYDRATNMTKCKDMTELIDLADWIYATRLFKEFGYASILANKIKSWNERYYKQGGSSHRKPRKLKSLADAITSVSEAIRLGSIRMIHKSLNKFLGLLKEEGSAVREDVREFIPQFDLLFDAIVDRYEKFFAPGDSAKNEPVLSENELNAERELLKFYYETNDLGMATRLAREYLKNVVLFKEGKFDKLFDVEEREAISVSNDTLAQARNHIAHFGFNKDSLPSPQNIQREIQNLIEKDFESIVSNYTPSKQLKAILSPLGTTPGALYTVLKSIPGDLLVIVTSEQGEKLVPEIIEKAEFKGEYHVILVNDPFKGLDETSKVVQQATERLKDATELVINLTGGTTLLNYMIERIRDNVRYGKKIKTVIAYDERPYDEQRKEPYIVGNILELPK, encoded by the coding sequence ATGGTAAAGGTACTTACGTTCTTGGGAACAAGTTCGTATCAAAAGGCTATAGTTAAGTTTGATGATTTTGAAACATCTCAGGAGTTATTCCCACTTGCTTTGTTGGAATTTTTGAAGATGAAGGAAGGCAAGGATATCTCAGCTGCGTTTTTCTTGACTGAGGAAGCTATGAAAACATACGATAAGTACAATGTTGAACGGTTTTGCAGTGAAAACGGCATCAAAGTCCAGAAGATTAAAATTTCGGAAGATGAAAGCGTAACTGATTTTGTACGAAAGGCTGCGGAGTTGATAGATGATGGAGACCTGGTTATTTTGGATGTCACCAATTCTTTTAGATCAATTACCATGACAGCAGTTGTTATTTATATGTTCTTGCGCGAATTGAAGAATGTTGAAATGAAGGTTCTGTACGGTAAGTATGATAGGGCTACAAACATGACGAAATGTAAGGATATGACCGAATTAATTGATTTAGCCGACTGGATCTATGCTACAAGGCTTTTTAAAGAGTTTGGTTACGCTTCTATCCTGGCTAACAAAATTAAGAGTTGGAATGAAAGATATTACAAGCAAGGTGGCTCTTCACACAGAAAACCCAGAAAGCTAAAGTCCCTTGCTGATGCGATAACGTCTGTATCTGAAGCAATCAGATTAGGTTCAATAAGGATGATTCACAAGTCTTTGAATAAATTCTTGGGTTTACTGAAGGAAGAAGGCTCAGCTGTTCGTGAAGACGTCAGGGAATTCATCCCGCAGTTTGACTTGCTTTTTGATGCAATTGTGGATAGGTATGAAAAGTTTTTTGCACCTGGCGATTCCGCTAAAAATGAGCCTGTGCTTAGCGAAAATGAATTAAATGCCGAAAGAGAGCTGCTTAAATTCTATTATGAAACAAACGATTTAGGTATGGCAACCAGACTGGCAAGGGAATATTTGAAGAACGTTGTGCTTTTCAAAGAGGGAAAATTCGACAAATTGTTCGACGTAGAAGAGCGTGAAGCTATTTCGGTTAGTAATGATACTTTAGCCCAGGCTCGAAACCACATAGCTCATTTTGGATTTAACAAAGATTCGTTGCCAAGCCCTCAGAATATTCAAAGAGAGATTCAAAATTTGATTGAAAAGGATTTCGAATCAATAGTTTCGAATTACACGCCAAGTAAACAGTTGAAAGCTATACTTTCACCACTTGGAACGACACCAGGCGCGCTTTATACAGTTCTGAAATCAATTCCTGGAGATTTACTTGTAATTGTCACATCCGAGCAGGGCGAAAAGCTTGTGCCAGAGATTATTGAAAAAGCAGAATTCAAAGGTGAGTATCACGTGATACTTGTGAATGATCCGTTCAAAGGTTTGGATGAGACCAGCAAAGTTGTTCAGCAAGCAACTGAGAGGTTGAAAGACGCTACAGAGTTAGTGATAAATCTAACTGGTGGCACAACACTTTTGAATTATATGATTGAAAGAATTAGAGACAACGTGAGGTATGGTAAGAAAATTAAAACAGTGATAGCATATGACGAAAGACCTTACGATGAGCAGAGAAAGGAACCTTACATAGTTGGTAACATTCTGGAATTACCGAAATGA